A region from the Lolium perenne isolate Kyuss_39 chromosome 4, Kyuss_2.0, whole genome shotgun sequence genome encodes:
- the LOC127346688 gene encoding putative F-box/LRR-repeat protein 23 has protein sequence MDAATPPVQEEPPARDWSLLPLDVLCSVFVMLGAVDVLTVMGAGFVCRSWLEAAKLPDVWRVVDMENHDALLGKDESVLCMMAKAAVDRSDGQLRVFAGMRFVSHELVKYIVERSPSLTTLRLVSCSDVFSKPLTRAMRESPLMELRSLELDNAYITVEELTDFLDNCPVLEVLRVWNCFVANDEEEHALRSKFARIKTMTLECDEEFRFRYGSDFEWDDYDFEHHVPDFEDERTDPGSL, from the coding sequence ATGGACGCTGCAACACCGCCGGTGCAGGAGGAGCCGCCGGCGAGGGACTGGTCGCTTCTGCCCCTCGACGTGCTCTGTTCGGTCTTTGTCATGCTCGGCGCCGTCGACGTCCTCACGGTCATGGGCGCTGGCTTCGTCTGCCGTTCGTGGCTCGAGGCGGCGAAGCTTCCTGACGTGTGGCGTGTCGTGGACATGGAGAACCACGATGCCCTGCTCGGCAAGGATGAATCCGTCCTGTGCATGATGGCGAAGGCGGCCGTCGACCGTTCCGATGGACAGCTTCGAGTGTTCGCCGGGATGCGGTTTGTCAGCCATGAGCTCGTAAAGTACATCGTGGAAAGGTCCCCGTCCCTTACTACCCTTCGCCTTGTATCCTGCTCcgatgtgttcagcaaaccgcttACCAGGGCGATGAGAGAGTCGCCTCTGATGGAGCTCCGTTCCCTTGAACTTGACAACGCTTACATCACCGTGGAAGAGCTGACTGACTTCCTTGATAACTGCCCTGTACTGGAGGTTCTTCGCGTGTGGAACTGCTTCGTGGCCAACGACGAGGAGGAACATGCCCTGCGATCGAAATTCGCCCGGATCAAGACCATGACGCTCGAGTGTGACGAGGAATTCCGCTTCCGCTACGGTTCCGATTTCGAGTGGGATGATTATGACTTCGAGCACCATGTTCCTGATTTTGAAGATGAGAGGACTGATCCTGGTTCACTGTGA
- the LOC127346689 gene encoding F-box protein SKIP19-like gives MDAAAPPPSALEEPPARDWSLLPLDVLASVFVRLSAVDVLRGAGLVCRSWLQAAKVPDVWRVVDMGYHGIMFKYDEKEHADLCAMAKSAVDRSDGQLREFAGRSFVTDELMQYMVERSPSLTTLRLVYCWKIHNWKVFNAQLDGVITKSPLSKLRSLELDNIDLLVEELIAILENCPVLEVLTVRDCLGMDEEDEPVLRAKCARIKTLTYDCVGECIGEDWYDYGSWSYA, from the exons ATGGACGCTGCTGCGCCGCCGCCATCCGCGCTGGAGGAGCCGCCAGCCAGGGACTGGTCGCTCCTGCCCCTCGACGTGCTTGCCTCGGTCTTTGTCAGGCTCAGCGCAGTAGACGTCCTCAGGGGCGCCGGCCTCGTGTGCCGCTCCTGGCTCCAAGCCGCCAAGGTGCCAGACGTGTGGCGTGTCGTGGACATGGGGTACCACGGAATCATGTTCAAGTACGACGAGAAGGAACATGCCGACTTGTGTGCGATGGCGAAATCAGCCGTCGACCGTTCCGATGGACAGCTTCGGGAGTTTGCCGGGAGGTCGTTTGTCACCGACGAGCTCATGCAGTATATGGTGGAAAG GTCACCCTCGCTGACTACCCTTCGGCTTGTATACTGCTGGAAGATACACAATTGGAAGGTCTTCAATGCACAACTTGACGGTGTTATAACAAAGTCACCTCTGAGCAAGCTCCGGTCCCTTGAACTTGACAACATTGACCTCCTCGTGGAAGAACTAATCGCCATCCTTGAGAATTGTCCGGTCCTAGAGGTTCTTACGGTGCGTGATTGCTTAGGGATGGACGAGGAAGACGAGCCGGTCCTGCGAGCTAAGTGTGCCCGTATCAAGACCCTGACATACGACTGTGTTGGTGAGTGCATTGGTGAAGACTGGTACGACTATGGGTCTTGGAGCTATGCATGA
- the LOC127348307 gene encoding uncharacterized protein — protein sequence MENVKDGDTTKVITRYTYVPPADSVEEKTKPSSVDKESLAAPEPDYVMEIFPNSSHRDGSIYSGTDDWKIDYRIVDRNETWLEAMMFSDPTDCRMHNGICESHASRHMLQFLSLRLAKIPAELGSVELYGYIAARDNMNPLLNYIFHFSRDDPIIVKQGSLIHMAGPKRAIELVGTILIEYDMKIKASEHEKEDLQVIDGISCLDNIDTWDRTPFTFRIQGDCGAIDVGVSRLSFAYEATVEVVVSEVQSSFSMCIGCFTSGLDEEIRLFNGAIGESRALKRSVVAVASDDEMELKLKVAADSGIPAEYCCCFQSKQHGRATQEIYTGFALIAVKVTWSTLNKPRKGKEAKAV from the exons ATGGAAAACGTGAAGGATGGCGATACAACCAAGGTCATTACTCGTTATACCTATGTCCCTCCTGCCGATAGTGTTGAAGAAAAGACGAAACCAAGCAGTGTTGACAAAGAGAGCTTGGCTGCACCGGAGCCTGATTATGTAATGGAGATATTTCCAAATAGCAGCCATCGCGATGGTTCCATATACAGCGGCACGGACGATTGGAAAATTGACTATCGTATTGTTGACCGCAATGAGA CTTGGCTGGAGGCAATGATGTTTTCAGATCCCACAGATTGCAGAATGCACAATGGAATTTGTGAGTCACATGCAAGTCGTCACATGTTGCAGTTTTTGTCATTAAGGTTGGCTAAAATTCCTGCGGAGCTTGGCTCAGTCGAGTTGTACGGATACATCGCAGCCCGGGATAATATGAATCCATTACTTAATTATATCTTCCACTTTAGCAGGGATGATCCCATCATCGTGAAGCAG GGTTCTCTCATCCACATGGCTGGCCCTAAGCGAGCAATCGAATTGGTCGGTACTATTCTAATTGAATATGACATGAAGATCAAGGCAAGCGAACATGAAAAAGAAGATCTACAGGTGATCGATGGTATATCATGCTTGGATAACATAGACACATGGGATCGTACCCCGTTCACATTTCGCATCCAAGGCGATTGTGGTGCAATTGATGTAGGTGTCTCACGTCTTAGCTTTGCGTATGAGGCGACCGTAGAAGTTGTTGTATCAGAAGTGCAAAGCAGTTTCAGCATGTGTATTGGTTGTTTTACCAGTGGCTTAGATGAAGAAATCCGGCTCTTTAATGGTGCTATTGGTGAGTCACGTGCCTTAAAGAGGTCTGTGGTTGCTGTAGCAAGCGATGATGAGATGGAACTGAAGTTGAAGGTAGCCGCTGACTCGGGCATCCCTGCTGAATATTGCTGTTGCTTCCAGTCGAAGCAGCATGGGCGTGCCACTCAAGAGATATACACTGGTTTTGCATTAATTGCAGTGAAGGTGACTTGGTCTACTTTGAATAAGCCAAGAAAAGGCAAAGAAGCTAAGGCAGTTTAG